One window of Sphingobacteriales bacterium genomic DNA carries:
- a CDS encoding hemolysin III family protein yields the protein MRLPNYHKKEERLNYLTHAVGILLSIIGIVFLVWKGYLHKDNRILIGCLIFGFSMLATFVSSTLYHWVERIQIKKRLRLIDHLAIYILIAGTYTPFALNNLRKEWGYLILGLIWGVAILGIIYKVVFRNQFDKLGAIDTFFYVGMGFLSILFIKPIVKSIHAGGLVLLALGGASYLIGVYFYESKSIRYNHAIWHLFVMGGAFLHYFSVLFFALPPPGI from the coding sequence GTGAGATTACCAAATTACCACAAAAAAGAAGAGCGACTCAACTATCTTACCCATGCCGTCGGAATACTATTAAGCATTATAGGAATTGTTTTTTTAGTCTGGAAAGGTTATTTGCACAAAGACAACCGTATCTTGATTGGTTGTCTGATTTTTGGATTCTCCATGTTGGCAACTTTTGTTTCATCTACTCTTTACCATTGGGTTGAGCGAATTCAAATCAAAAAACGGCTTCGATTGATAGACCATCTTGCAATCTATATACTGATTGCCGGAACCTATACCCCTTTTGCCCTTAATAACCTCAGAAAAGAATGGGGCTATTTAATTTTAGGGTTGATTTGGGGAGTTGCCATATTAGGCATTATTTATAAAGTTGTATTCAGGAATCAATTCGATAAGTTAGGAGCAATTGATACCTTTTTTTATGTGGGAATGGGTTTTTTATCAATTTTATTCATCAAACCCATCGTTAAAAGTATTCATGCAGGAGGATTAGTTTTACTTGCGCTTGGAGGAGCTTCTTATCTGATTGGAGTTTATTTTTATGAATCAAAATCCATTCGTTACAATCATGCCATCTGGCATCTGTTTGTAATGGGCGGTGCTTTTCTACATTATTTTTCTGTTTTATTTTTTGCTTTACCACCTCCCGGCATTTAG
- a CDS encoding MFS transporter, with protein sequence MSIGFLGIQFGFALQNSNVSRIFQTLKAEIDDLPILWIAAPLTGLLVQPIIGYMSDRTWHPTFGRRRPFFLLGAILASISLILIPNSPVLWMAVVMLWIMDTSFNIAMEPFRAFVGDKLPEEQRNTGFAMQSFFIGLGAVAGSAMPYIFTNILKISNTAPEGYIAPSVKYSFYVGAIAFLVAVLWTVFKSTEYPPEKEEQEKLKSQTSIGNMFAEIFKGVFEMPKTMKQLAVVQFFSWFALFAMWIYTTSAVTLHLYGTTDTTSEIYNKGADWVGICFAAYNGVAAIVAFFIPPLAQYTNRRTAHLICLFLGGTGLISIYFINDPSLLLFSMIGVGAAWASILSMPYAMLTGALPADRMGYFMGVFNFFIVIPQIVAASILGFMVSRFFNNDPIYALVVGGVSMLIAGLLTLFVDD encoded by the coding sequence ATGAGTATAGGATTTCTTGGAATTCAATTTGGGTTTGCATTACAAAACAGCAATGTTAGCAGGATTTTTCAAACACTAAAAGCCGAAATTGATGACCTTCCGATTTTATGGATTGCAGCCCCATTAACCGGATTATTGGTTCAGCCTATCATTGGATATATGAGTGACAGAACCTGGCATCCAACATTTGGTCGCCGGCGTCCTTTCTTTCTATTAGGGGCTATTTTAGCATCAATTTCTTTAATTCTAATTCCTAACTCTCCGGTATTATGGATGGCCGTTGTAATGTTGTGGATTATGGATACTTCATTTAATATAGCCATGGAACCTTTCAGGGCTTTTGTTGGCGATAAGCTTCCGGAAGAACAACGCAACACCGGTTTTGCCATGCAAAGTTTTTTCATAGGTTTAGGAGCAGTAGCAGGTTCTGCAATGCCATATATTTTTACAAATATTCTGAAAATCAGCAATACAGCACCGGAAGGCTACATAGCTCCTTCAGTTAAATATTCGTTTTATGTAGGGGCAATCGCATTTTTGGTAGCAGTTTTATGGACGGTTTTTAAATCAACAGAATATCCGCCGGAAAAGGAAGAGCAGGAAAAGCTAAAATCTCAAACAAGCATCGGGAATATGTTTGCCGAGATTTTCAAAGGGGTGTTTGAGATGCCAAAAACGATGAAACAATTAGCTGTGGTTCAGTTCTTTTCGTGGTTTGCTCTTTTTGCTATGTGGATTTATACTACTTCTGCTGTTACTCTACATCTTTACGGAACTACCGATACCACTTCCGAAATTTATAATAAAGGTGCTGATTGGGTAGGAATTTGTTTCGCAGCTTACAACGGTGTCGCTGCCATTGTCGCCTTTTTTATTCCCCCGTTAGCTCAATACACAAACAGAAGAACTGCTCATTTGATTTGTCTTTTTTTAGGCGGAACCGGATTAATTTCTATTTATTTTATTAACGATCCCAGTTTACTTTTGTTTTCGATGATTGGAGTCGGTGCCGCTTGGGCAAGTATATTGTCAATGCCTTATGCTATGCTGACAGGAGCTTTGCCTGCCGATAGAATGGGTTATTTTATGGGTGTATTTAATTTCTTTATTGTGATACCTCAGATAGTAGCAGCAAGTATTCTCGGATTTATGGTTTCCAGATTTTTTAACAATGATCCGATTTACGCTTTAGTAGTAGGAGGTGTCAGTATGCTTATTGCAGGACTTTTAACATTGTTTGTTGATGACTAA
- a CDS encoding HAD-IIIA family hydrolase: MPLSLNNFKKVQQWNITQDWTLFIDRDGVINTDMGNVYVKSLEQFTFIQNVPECLVMLRRFFGKFIVVSNQQGVGKGLVTHQEVQMLFAHIQKSVSDLNGKIDAFYYCPHLAAVKCLCRKPGIGMALQAKIDFPDIDFKKSVIIGDRETDMIFGKKVGMKTVLVNNNELLTPPKNEVADIVCKDLCDFTQILLNI; the protein is encoded by the coding sequence ATGCCTTTAAGTTTAAACAATTTTAAAAAAGTTCAACAATGGAATATTACCCAAGATTGGACTTTGTTTATTGACAGGGATGGGGTTATCAACACTGATATGGGAAATGTGTATGTAAAATCTTTGGAACAATTTACTTTTATTCAAAATGTGCCGGAATGTCTCGTTATGTTGCGCCGTTTTTTTGGTAAATTTATTGTGGTTTCCAACCAGCAAGGAGTAGGGAAGGGGTTGGTAACTCATCAGGAAGTACAAATGTTGTTTGCACATATTCAAAAATCCGTATCAGACCTAAATGGAAAAATTGATGCATTTTACTATTGTCCTCATTTAGCGGCAGTAAAATGTTTGTGTAGAAAACCCGGAATTGGGATGGCACTTCAGGCGAAAATTGATTTTCCTGATATTGACTTTAAAAAATCGGTTATCATAGGTGACCGCGAAACAGATATGATTTTTGGGAAAAAGGTTGGGATGAAAACGGTTTTAGTAAACAACAACGAATTGTTAACCCCCCCCAAAAATGAAGTAGCAGATATTGTTTGTAAAGATCTGTGTGATTTTACCCAAATTCTTTTGAACATTTAA
- a CDS encoding HD domain-containing protein, whose translation MTFDLIEHPYFQRLRYIQQLGLSSLVYPGALHTRFHHALGATHLMKQAIEVLASKEVDISTQEAKAAIIAILLHDIGHGPFSHALEHSLVNVSHEILSLMFMNKLNLEFEGKLSLAIQIFTGDHPKSFLHELVSSQLDMDRLDYLNRDSFFTGVQEGVIGFDRIIKMLDVRNNQLVVEYKGIYSIEQFLIARRLMYWQVYLHKTVLCAEVLLVKILQRAKELARQGENMFAPPNLKMFLENNYTENDFENNLEVFDAFASLGDAEIITSIKVWQNHKDFVLNKLAQSLINRRLPKIQISAKPINEEYFNDLLQIVKLQFGLNDHEASYFVFKSSTSNSAYTYKGSQINILYRNGEVKNIVDASDYTNLQSLAAPVVKHYLCFPKDLVL comes from the coding sequence ATGACTTTTGACCTTATAGAGCACCCATATTTTCAACGTTTGCGCTATATTCAACAACTCGGGTTAAGTTCGTTGGTCTATCCCGGAGCACTACATACCCGCTTTCACCATGCTTTAGGCGCTACTCATTTGATGAAACAAGCCATTGAGGTTTTGGCAAGTAAAGAAGTAGATATTTCAACTCAGGAAGCAAAAGCAGCCATTATTGCCATTTTGTTGCATGATATAGGTCATGGTCCTTTTTCACATGCACTGGAACATAGTTTGGTCAACGTTTCTCATGAAATCCTCTCACTGATGTTTATGAATAAACTCAATCTTGAATTTGAGGGAAAACTGAGTTTAGCCATACAAATATTTACAGGGGATCATCCTAAAAGCTTTTTACATGAACTTGTTTCCAGCCAATTGGATATGGACCGATTGGATTATTTAAACAGAGATAGTTTTTTTACAGGAGTTCAGGAAGGGGTAATTGGTTTTGACCGGATTATAAAAATGCTTGATGTCCGAAACAATCAATTAGTGGTTGAGTATAAAGGGATTTATTCTATTGAGCAGTTTTTGATTGCCCGTCGTTTGATGTACTGGCAGGTTTACCTTCACAAAACCGTACTTTGTGCAGAAGTGCTGTTGGTTAAAATTTTACAGCGCGCCAAAGAACTTGCCCGTCAGGGCGAAAATATGTTTGCTCCTCCAAATCTCAAAATGTTTTTAGAAAACAATTATACTGAGAACGATTTTGAAAACAACCTTGAAGTATTTGATGCTTTCGCTTCTTTAGGAGATGCAGAAATAATTACCTCTATTAAAGTCTGGCAAAATCACAAAGACTTTGTGCTGAACAAGTTAGCTCAAAGCTTGATAAATAGAAGGTTGCCTAAAATACAAATTTCTGCGAAACCTATAAACGAAGAATATTTTAACGATCTGTTACAAATAGTAAAACTTCAGTTTGGACTAAACGATCACGAAGCATCCTATTTTGTCTTTAAAAGTTCGACAAGTAACAGTGCTTATACATACAAAGGCAGCCAGATAAATATTTTATATCGCAATGGAGAGGTTAAAAACATTGTAGATGCATCCGATTATACCAATCTGCAAAGCCTTGCAGCGCCGGTTGTTAAACATTACTTGTGTTTTCCAAAGGATTTGGTTTTGTAA
- the trxA gene encoding thioredoxin: MALTLTDQNFETDVIQSGKLAVVDFWAEWCGPCKAITPIIEELSKKYGDTVVIGKVDVDTNPEVSFKYNVRNIPTVLYIKNGQVVDKQVGAASISVYDSKIQAHIA, encoded by the coding sequence ATGGCGTTGACCTTAACCGACCAGAATTTTGAAACAGATGTTATCCAATCTGGCAAATTAGCTGTTGTGGACTTTTGGGCCGAATGGTGTGGCCCCTGTAAAGCTATTACCCCCATTATTGAAGAATTGTCAAAAAAATACGGAGATACAGTGGTGATAGGTAAAGTTGATGTGGACACAAATCCAGAAGTTTCATTCAAATACAATGTTCGCAACATACCTACTGTATTGTATATCAAAAATGGGCAAGTAGTTGACAAACAAGTTGGGGCTGCTTCTATTTCAGTGTACGACAGTAAAATTCAAGCTCATATTGCTTAA
- a CDS encoding DUF58 domain-containing protein — MEILTPQQLHQFDNLELLAKQVVEGFIIGLHKSPFHGFSVEFAEHRLYNSGETVKNIDWKVFARTDKLFVKRFEEETNLRCRIILDASSSMYYPDDAGEKDKPSLNKLRFSIASVAALMYVLKKQRDAVGLTVFSNQVDWHSRAKSTTVHHNLLFAQLEQLLQQKPYNKSTSAAQCLHQIAENIHQRSLVIIFSDMFENTDNTEEIFSALQHLKYNKHEVILFHVVDNKRELDFEFENRPYEFVDMETGEKVKLQPNQVREFYRQELDKFINELKLRCLQFKIDFVAADINKDFSQILQPYFVKRSKMM; from the coding sequence ATGGAAATTTTAACCCCACAACAGCTTCACCAATTTGACAATCTTGAATTGCTCGCCAAACAAGTTGTTGAAGGCTTTATCATTGGCTTACATAAAAGCCCTTTTCATGGTTTTTCTGTCGAATTTGCGGAACACAGACTTTACAACAGCGGTGAAACGGTAAAAAACATTGACTGGAAAGTGTTTGCCCGAACTGACAAGTTGTTTGTGAAAAGATTTGAAGAGGAAACCAATCTGCGTTGTCGCATAATTTTAGATGCTTCTTCTTCAATGTATTACCCGGATGATGCCGGTGAGAAAGATAAACCCAGTCTAAATAAATTGCGTTTTTCGATCGCTTCTGTTGCTGCCTTAATGTATGTGTTAAAAAAGCAAAGAGATGCAGTTGGCCTGACAGTTTTTTCAAATCAAGTTGATTGGCATTCAAGGGCAAAATCTACCACAGTGCATCATAACCTTTTATTTGCTCAATTAGAACAACTCCTTCAGCAAAAACCTTACAATAAATCAACATCTGCGGCTCAATGTCTTCATCAAATTGCCGAAAATATTCACCAAAGGTCTTTAGTCATTATTTTCAGCGATATGTTTGAAAATACCGATAATACCGAGGAAATTTTTTCAGCCCTACAACACCTAAAATACAATAAACATGAGGTTATCTTATTTCATGTTGTGGACAATAAGAGAGAATTGGATTTTGAATTTGAAAACCGTCCTTATGAGTTTGTTGATATGGAAACAGGCGAAAAAGTAAAATTGCAGCCCAACCAGGTTCGGGAATTTTACCGTCAGGAATTGGATAAGTTTATCAATGAACTTAAGCTCCGTTGTTTACAGTTTAAAATAGATTTTGTAGCAGCAGATATCAATAAAGATTTTTCTCAAATATTACAACCTTATTTTGTTAAACGTTCAAAAATGATGTGA
- the dnaE gene encoding DNA polymerase III subunit alpha, translating into MSLVFNHLHCHTQYSLLDGAANIGDLFKKAANDGMRGMAITDHGNMLGVFQFVSEAAKHNNGQVKPIVGCEFYLVENRHKRQFTKDDKDRRFHQLFLAKNAEGYKNLTKMCSLGFIEGLYGKYPRIDKELVLQYHKGLIATTCCLGAEVPQAIMKKGEAEARKLFEWWLNIFGEDYYVELQRHHLPEQEMVNAVLLKFAKEYNVKIIATNDSHYTDRENANAHDILLCLNTGEKQSTPKMDDFVDDGNMVKNRRFAFPNDEFYFKTTAEMNTLFSDLPECLDNTNEIVDKVEPLKLKQDILLPNFQVPVGFVNQDDYLKHLTYEGAYKRYKELNAEIEERINFELFTIKTMGFAGYFLIVADFIQAGRELGVLIGPGRGSAAGSVVAYCIGITNIDPIYYGLLFERFLNPDRKSMPDIDTDFDDEGRQKVIDYVVHKYGKQQVAHIVTYGTMAAKMSIKDVARVLDLPLNESNALAKLVPDRAGIKLNRILTAPLTGENSLASKEQLVQEDLNNAKALREILNGNDDRAKVLKEAMVLEGSVRGTGIHAAGIIIAPKDLTEIIPVCTSKETELLITQFEGTVIEDAGVIKMDFLGLKTLTILRDAIVLIKKNHNITIDLDKLSLGDKKTYELYQRGETNGTFQFESPGMQKYLRELKPDRFEDLIAMNALYRPGPLEYIPNFIARKNGREKVSYDLPEMEEYLKETYGITVYQEQVMLLSQKLANFTKGDADVLRKAMGKKQIAVLQKMKVQFMENTAKNGHPSEVCEKIWTDWEAFASYAFNKSHSTCYAYVAYQTAYLKAHFPAEYMAAVLTHNQSNIDKITFFMEECRRMGIPVKGPDVNESNIQFSVNKKGEIRFALAAIKGVGEAAVEEILRERNKNGNFSGLFDFAKRINLRTVNKKSFESLAYSGAFDGFGLKRSQYFYISLNEQISLIEKAIKFGGQYQTIQQTSQASLFGDSFDNDIEIPKIPDCEDFPLLEQLNFERDTIGIYLTGHPLNDYKRAIENFCNCTFAILEKNKNKDIALGCMVISADHRISSNGKAYGRFILEDYENTHELTLFGEDYINFKNYFEKGRFLYIRGRFAPNYRGDKDELKVTQVKLLSSVLEEMARKITLKVPSSVVNEKFIKRLELLCSKHPGTMQMYLQLIDSKNNYSIELVSTKFNLAADHRVLDTIDLWENVSYRLN; encoded by the coding sequence ATGTCTTTAGTTTTTAATCACCTTCATTGCCATACCCAGTATTCACTTTTAGACGGAGCCGCCAATATTGGAGACTTATTTAAGAAAGCAGCCAATGACGGGATGCGGGGAATGGCAATTACTGACCATGGAAACATGCTTGGGGTGTTTCAATTTGTGTCTGAAGCAGCCAAACACAATAATGGACAGGTAAAACCTATAGTAGGTTGCGAGTTTTATTTGGTTGAAAACCGGCATAAAAGACAGTTTACAAAAGACGACAAAGACCGCAGATTTCACCAGTTATTTCTTGCCAAAAATGCCGAAGGATATAAAAATCTGACGAAGATGTGTTCTCTGGGATTTATAGAAGGTTTATATGGTAAATATCCCAGAATTGACAAAGAGCTGGTATTGCAATATCACAAAGGTTTAATTGCAACAACTTGCTGTCTTGGAGCTGAAGTACCTCAGGCAATTATGAAAAAAGGAGAAGCAGAAGCGAGAAAACTGTTTGAATGGTGGTTAAATATTTTTGGAGAAGATTATTATGTTGAATTACAAAGGCATCATCTTCCTGAACAAGAAATGGTAAATGCGGTGTTGTTGAAATTTGCTAAAGAATACAACGTAAAAATCATAGCTACCAATGATTCTCATTATACTGACCGTGAAAATGCCAATGCTCACGACATTTTGCTGTGTTTAAATACCGGTGAGAAACAAAGCACGCCAAAAATGGATGATTTTGTTGATGATGGTAATATGGTTAAAAACCGGCGTTTTGCTTTTCCCAATGATGAGTTTTATTTTAAAACAACTGCTGAAATGAACACTCTGTTTTCTGATCTACCGGAGTGTTTGGACAATACCAACGAAATTGTTGATAAAGTTGAACCTTTAAAATTAAAACAGGACATTTTATTACCCAATTTTCAAGTACCGGTTGGATTTGTAAATCAGGATGATTACTTAAAACACCTGACCTATGAAGGGGCTTACAAAAGATATAAGGAATTGAATGCAGAAATTGAAGAACGCATCAACTTTGAGTTATTTACCATTAAAACCATGGGGTTTGCAGGTTATTTTCTCATTGTTGCTGATTTTATACAGGCAGGAAGAGAGTTAGGTGTATTGATTGGCCCCGGAAGAGGTTCAGCTGCAGGTTCTGTTGTTGCCTATTGTATAGGAATAACCAATATTGACCCCATCTATTATGGTTTGCTGTTTGAACGTTTTTTGAACCCTGACCGAAAATCAATGCCGGATATTGATACAGATTTTGATGATGAAGGCAGGCAAAAAGTAATAGATTATGTAGTTCATAAATACGGAAAACAACAAGTTGCACATATAGTTACTTACGGTACAATGGCAGCAAAAATGAGCATCAAAGATGTTGCAAGGGTATTAGACCTGCCTTTAAACGAATCTAATGCTTTAGCAAAATTAGTGCCCGACAGAGCCGGTATCAAACTTAACAGGATTTTAACCGCCCCTTTAACAGGCGAAAACAGCCTTGCTTCCAAAGAGCAACTTGTTCAGGAAGACCTGAACAATGCAAAAGCGCTGCGTGAAATTTTAAACGGAAACGATGACCGTGCTAAAGTACTCAAAGAAGCAATGGTTTTAGAAGGGTCGGTTAGAGGAACTGGAATTCATGCCGCAGGAATTATCATTGCACCAAAAGATTTGACAGAAATCATTCCGGTTTGTACATCAAAAGAGACCGAACTTCTAATCACCCAATTTGAAGGAACTGTCATAGAAGACGCGGGGGTTATAAAAATGGATTTTCTGGGTTTGAAAACCTTGACAATTCTACGCGATGCGATTGTCTTGATTAAAAAAAACCACAACATTACCATAGATTTAGATAAACTATCTTTGGGAGATAAAAAAACTTATGAGCTATATCAACGAGGAGAAACGAATGGAACTTTCCAGTTTGAAAGTCCCGGAATGCAAAAATATCTGCGGGAACTAAAACCCGACCGATTTGAAGATTTAATTGCCATGAATGCGCTTTACCGTCCCGGGCCTTTGGAATATATCCCCAATTTTATTGCGCGAAAAAATGGCCGGGAAAAAGTTTCCTACGATCTTCCCGAAATGGAAGAATACCTGAAAGAAACTTATGGGATAACAGTTTATCAGGAACAAGTCATGCTTTTATCTCAAAAGTTAGCCAATTTTACGAAAGGTGATGCAGACGTTTTACGAAAGGCAATGGGAAAAAAACAAATTGCTGTGCTTCAAAAAATGAAAGTTCAGTTTATGGAAAACACAGCAAAAAATGGACATCCTTCCGAAGTTTGTGAAAAAATCTGGACTGATTGGGAAGCTTTTGCCTCTTACGCTTTCAATAAATCTCATTCCACTTGCTATGCTTACGTGGCTTATCAAACAGCCTATTTAAAAGCCCATTTTCCTGCAGAATACATGGCAGCAGTTTTGACTCACAATCAGAGTAATATAGACAAAATCACATTCTTCATGGAAGAATGTCGCCGAATGGGAATTCCGGTTAAAGGGCCAGATGTCAATGAAAGCAATATCCAGTTTTCAGTCAATAAAAAGGGGGAAATCAGATTTGCACTTGCAGCCATTAAAGGGGTAGGCGAAGCTGCCGTTGAAGAAATTTTACGCGAAAGAAATAAAAACGGGAACTTTAGTGGACTGTTTGATTTTGCAAAACGTATCAACCTACGAACAGTAAATAAAAAATCATTTGAAAGTTTAGCCTACTCTGGAGCTTTTGATGGATTCGGGTTAAAACGTTCTCAATATTTCTACATCTCTTTGAATGAACAAATTTCCCTGATAGAAAAAGCTATAAAATTTGGGGGACAATATCAAACTATACAACAGACATCACAGGCTTCTTTGTTTGGAGATAGTTTTGACAATGATATCGAAATACCTAAAATTCCTGATTGTGAAGACTTCCCACTATTGGAACAATTAAATTTTGAACGAGATACTATCGGAATATATTTAACAGGTCATCCTTTAAATGATTATAAAAGGGCTATTGAAAATTTCTGCAACTGTACTTTTGCGATTCTTGAAAAAAACAAAAACAAAGACATCGCGTTAGGGTGTATGGTAATCAGTGCTGATCATCGCATTTCTTCAAATGGAAAAGCCTATGGACGATTTATACTTGAAGATTATGAGAATACACACGAATTGACCTTGTTTGGAGAAGACTATATAAATTTTAAAAACTATTTTGAAAAAGGTCGCTTTTTGTATATCAGAGGAAGATTTGCTCCAAATTATCGGGGAGATAAAGACGAACTAAAAGTAACACAAGTAAAACTTTTATCTTCTGTGTTGGAGGAAATGGCAAGAAAAATTACTTTAAAAGTACCTTCATCTGTAGTCAATGAAAAGTTTATCAAACGGTTGGAACTTTTATGTTCCAAACATCCCGGAACTATGCAAATGTATTTACAACTTATTGATTCCAAAAACAACTATTCGATTGAGCTGGTTTCGACCAAATTCAATCTAGCAGCCGACCACCGTGTTTTAGACACCATAGATCTTTGGGAAAATGTAAGTTATCGTCTGAATTAG
- a CDS encoding C40 family peptidase translates to MLNTYYGICSLSVIPLRNLPSDKSEMVSQLLFGETFTIVERMSPWLRIVCTDDDYFGWIDEKQYLPLSQSEFQKITKSEEKTYSLEPINWVDINGKKTLISWGSTLPLFSDGVGKLGNLNFRFNGNNITTNLKENSSNNVLTYTDLFLETPYLWGGRTLFGIDCSGFTQLLFKVSGIPIKRDAFQQAEQGILVEDFKNVAPGDLAFFSNRENRITHVGIVDNQKRIIHASGKVRTDFLNEEGIIHAESSVCTHNLKMVKRMI, encoded by the coding sequence ATGTTGAATACTTACTATGGAATTTGCAGTTTAAGTGTGATTCCTTTGCGCAATTTGCCTTCGGATAAAAGTGAAATGGTCAGTCAGTTATTGTTTGGAGAAACTTTTACCATTGTTGAAAGAATGAGTCCATGGCTCCGGATTGTTTGTACTGATGATGATTATTTTGGCTGGATTGATGAAAAACAGTATTTACCTTTATCGCAATCAGAGTTTCAAAAAATCACAAAATCTGAAGAAAAAACCTATTCTTTAGAACCGATTAATTGGGTAGATATTAATGGAAAGAAAACCCTGATTTCATGGGGCAGTACCTTGCCTTTGTTTTCAGATGGAGTGGGTAAATTGGGCAACTTAAACTTTCGTTTTAATGGGAATAATATAACTACGAACTTGAAAGAAAATTCATCAAATAATGTATTGACTTATACGGATCTGTTTTTAGAAACGCCCTATTTATGGGGCGGCAGAACTTTGTTTGGCATAGATTGCTCAGGTTTTACACAGTTGCTTTTCAAAGTTTCAGGTATCCCTATAAAAAGAGATGCCTTTCAACAAGCAGAGCAGGGTATTCTGGTGGAGGATTTTAAAAATGTGGCTCCGGGCGATTTGGCTTTTTTTTCAAACCGCGAAAACAGAATTACACATGTCGGAATTGTTGATAATCAAAAGCGAATCATCCATGCTTCAGGTAAAGTCAGAACAGACTTTTTAAACGAAGAAGGAATAATTCATGCCGAAAGTAGTGTTTGTACACACAATCTAAAAATGGTTAAAAGAATGATTTGA
- a CDS encoding SIS domain-containing protein: MTITDIADIITESVSLKQKIITNTQILNSIQQSGWAIIHAFKSKKRVWLCGNGGSAADAQHIAAELSGRFYHDRPPLPAEALHVNSSYLTAVANDYGFDQVYARMIQGFGNEGDVLIGISTSGKSQNVLNALEQAQLKNMTTIGLCGQNIEFIKPYCHYLIDVPSNITPRIQEAHILIGHILCEMTERELFSLIAGN; this comes from the coding sequence ATGACAATCACTGATATTGCTGATATAATCACCGAATCAGTTTCGCTGAAACAAAAAATAATTACCAACACACAAATCCTTAATAGTATTCAACAATCGGGATGGGCGATTATTCATGCTTTTAAATCGAAAAAAAGAGTATGGCTTTGTGGTAATGGAGGTAGTGCAGCTGATGCTCAACATATAGCAGCCGAGCTTTCCGGAAGATTTTACCATGACCGCCCCCCTTTACCTGCTGAAGCACTACATGTAAATTCATCTTATCTAACCGCAGTTGCAAATGATTATGGATTTGATCAGGTTTATGCCAGAATGATTCAGGGTTTTGGAAATGAAGGTGATGTTTTGATAGGAATTTCAACCTCCGGCAAATCACAAAATGTCCTGAACGCATTAGAACAGGCACAGTTAAAAAACATGACAACTATTGGGCTTTGTGGTCAAAATATTGAATTCATAAAGCCGTATTGCCACTATTTGATTGATGTTCCAAGCAACATAACTCCTCGTATTCAGGAGGCGCATATTTTAATCGGCCATATTTTGTGCGAAATGACTGAGCGCGAATTGTTTTCTCTGATTGCAGGTAATTGA